A region from the Corylus avellana chromosome ca7, CavTom2PMs-1.0 genome encodes:
- the LOC132187348 gene encoding uncharacterized protein LOC132187348 isoform X3: MPPEPLPWDRKDFFKERKHERSSESLASVARWRDSSHHGSREFNRWGSADFRRPPGHGKQGGWHLFSEESGHGYVPSRSGDKMLEDDSCRPSISRGDGKYGRSSRENRLGQRDWKGHSWETSNGSPNTSGRLLDLHLKDQHDKMGGVNGLGTGQRCDRENSLGSSDWKPLRWSRSGSLSSRGSGFSHSSSSKSMGGVDSNETKVDMQLKNATPVQSPSGDAAACVTSAAPSEETTSKKKARLNWGEGLAKYEKKKVEGPEVSVSKDGAIITTCNAESTHSFVSNMADKSPRVVGFSDCASPATPSSVACSSSPGVEEKSFGKAANIDNDINNLCVSPSSGSQNHLEGFPFNLEKLDMNLIANLGSQLIELLQSDDSSTVDSSFVRSTTINKLSICKSEVSKALEVTESEIDLLENELKLLKSQSESGDPCPAASSSLAVENNTKPCKDDAVSNLTLRPTPLQVVSSGDAAVENTPLCNGALEEVHATIKDEDIDSPGTATSKFVEPPLTLVNAVSSPGKVEHGDSAGDFDAIQIQSQNMNLKCSVPCSGGEKTGKPVFIDMSLHTGGEDILCNVILTTNRECADSASEVFSKLFPRDQHMTNISRAANFWSCQSASLVKEKFGMRKQFLRFKERVLMLKFKIFRHLWKEDMRLLSVRKHRPKSQKKFDLSLRATLGGIQKHRSSIRSRFSSPAGNLSLVPTAEMLNFTSKLLSDSQVKVYSNTLKMPSLILDKKEKMVSRFISSNGLVEDPWAVEKERALINPWTPEEKEIFMDKLTTFGKDFWKIASFLDHKTTADCVEFYYKNHKSDCFEKTKKQGCSKQAKSFFPSTYLVTSGKKWNREMNAASLDMLGAVSMMAARADDRARSRQSSAGRVFLGGYSDSKTLWGDDGILERSSSLDILGNERETVAADVLAGICGSLSSEAMSSCITTSIDPGESYREWKCQKVDSLKRPLTPDVTQNVDDETCSDESCGEMDPSDWTDEEKSIFIQAVSSYGKDFVMISRCVRTRSRDQCKVFFSKARKCLGLDLMHPGPRNVGTPVSDDANGGGSDTEDACVVETGETGSVICGNNSGCKLDEDLPLSTMNMNHDETDPAKIVNLQSDLNKSQENNGIGHMDHELEAVETLASDACPSEKSPELVFHGDSDIGDAVKNQSESVHAQKCAVVLANTEPGGDEVIEQGISITGSVAVVEGINPVPLSSEALLENKAVASEGFENELAGQELLLPESCLNDRRDEKSDGDTIGPSSLQCSNQDSNTTGNASHVAAESSGFSLNPEYQHKVSLELDSMEKPHVISLPQQSSPSATSVSQDSAAILCDKTLNQDRLSSTLDFHGNRDKQSPKSVSRDDFHQHLSGNPLLNHVESSQILRGYPLQMSNKKDMNGDVNCRKLSEVQTLPQSDRIISTRYVPQDCYLQKCSSSKPHCSVAELPLLSQKIEQTSVHSRAHSRSLSDTDKPCRNGDVKLFGQILSNPSSTQIPNSSTHENDEKGIHNPKLSSKSNLKFSGHHNMDGNSNLLKFDRNNYLGLENVAMRSFGFWDGNRIQTGFSSFPDSAILLAKYPAAFGNYPTPPPKVDPPPLQAVGKSNERNLNGVSVFPSREISSSNGVVDYQVYRSREGSKVQPFAVDMKQRQDIFSEMQRRNGFEGVQPQGRGVVGMNMNVVGRAGVLVGGPCTGVSDPVAAIKMHYAKTDQYGGQTGSITREEESWIGKGDIGR, encoded by the exons ATGCCGCCAGAACCATTGCCTTGGGATCGGAAGGACTTCTTCAAGGAGAGGAAGCACGAGAGGTCGTCGGAGTCGCTAGCGTCCGTGGCTAGATGGAGGGACTCTTCGCATCACGGATCTCGTGAGTTCAATCGCTGGGGATCCGCCGATTTTCGCAGGCCACCAG GTCATGGTAAGCAGGGTGGTTGGCACCTTTTTTCCGAAGAATCTGGTCATGGGTATGTGCCTTCTCGGTCTGGTGACAAGATGCTGGAAGATGACAGCTGCAGGCCATCTATATCGCGCGGAGATGGAAAATATGGCAGGAGCAGTAGGGAAAATAGATTGGGTCAGAGGGATTGGAAAGGTCATTCCTGGGAAACAAGCAATGGGTCTCCAAATACGTCTGGGAGGCTACTCGAT CTTCACTTGAAAGACCAGCATGATAAGATGGGTGGTGTCAATGGGTTGGGAACAGGCCAGAGATGTGATAGAGAGAACTCACTGGGCTCGTCTGATTGGAAACCTCTAAGGTGGAGCCGTTCCGGAAGCTTGTCTTCACGGGGTTCGGGTTTCAGTCATTCAAGTAGCTCGAAGAGCATGGGGGGCGTGGATTCTAATGAAACAAAGGTTGATATGCAGCTGAAAAATGCAACTCCTGTCCAGTCCCCTTCAGGCGATGCTGCTGCTTGTGTGACGTCTGCTGCTCCATCTGAAGAAACAACTTCCAAGAAGAAGGCTCGACTTAATTGGGGTGAGGGACTAGCAAagtatgaaaaaaagaaagttgaagGCCCTGAAGTTAGTGTGAGCAAAGATGGGGCTATCATTACAACTTGTAATGCAGAATCCACCCATTCATTCGTTTCAAATATGGCCGACAAAAGCCCCCGTGTCGTAGGGTTTTCAGATTGTGCGTCACCTGCAACTCCATCTTCAGTTGCATGCAGCTCCTCACCAG GTGTGGAAGAGAAGTCATTTGGCAAGGCAGCAAATATTgataatgatattaataatttaTGCGTTTCACCTAGTTCTGGTTCTCAAAATCATCTCGAGggatttccttttaatttaGAGAAGTTAGATATGAACTTGATAGCTAATTTGGGCTCTCAACTCATTGAATTGTTGCAATCCGATGACTCAAGCACCGTGGATTCTAGTTTTGTGAGATCCACTACTATTAATAAGTTATCAATATGTAAAAGTGAAGTTTCAAAGGCGCTGGAGGTGACTGAATCTGAAATTGATTTACTTGAAAATGAACTTAAGTTACTGAAGTCTCAATCTGAAAGTGGTGATCCCTGTCCAGCTGCATCCAGTTCTTTGGCAGTGGAGAACAATACAAAGCCCTGTAAAGATGATGCTGTCTCCAATTTGACCCTCAGACCCACACCATTGCAAGTTGTTTCTTCTGGGGATGCAGCTGTGGAGAATACACCTCTGTGTAATGGTGCCTTGGAAGAAGTTCATGCAACTATTAAGGATGAGGATATTGATAGTCCTGGAACTGCAACGTCTAAGTTTGTTGAACCTCCTCTTACTTTGGTGAATGCAGTCTCTTCACCTGGTAAGGTGGAACATGGTGATTCTGCTGGTGATTTTGATGCAATTCAAATTCAGTCTCAAAACATGAATTTGAAATGCTCAGTGCCTTGTTCTGGTGGGGAAAAGACTGGTAAACCTGTTTTCATTGACATGAGCCTGCATACAGGCGGAGAAGATATATTATGTAATGTAATATTGACTACTAATAGAGAATGTGCAGATAGTGCATCTGAAGTATTCAGTAAACTATTTCCGAGGGATCAACATATGACCAATATTTCTCGAGCTGCCAATTTCTGGTCCTGTCAGAGTGCTTCTTTAGTCaaagaaaaatttggaatgAGGAAGCAGTTTTTAAGATTTAAGGAGAGGGTTTTAATGCTAAAGTTTAAAATCTTTCGGCACCTTTGGAAGGAAGATATGCGATTGCTTTCTGTGAGGAAACACCGTCCAAAATCTCAGAAAAAATTTGACTTGAGCTTGCGTGCAACACTTGGTGGGATTCAGAAGCATCGATCCTCTATTCGCTCTCGTTTTTCTTCTCCCG CAGGAAATCTGAGCCTGGTCCCTACCGCAGAGATGCTCAATTTTACAAGCAAGCTGCTTTCAGATTCCCAAGTAAAGGTTTACAGCAACACTTTGAAGATGCCGTCCTTAATTTtggacaaaaaggaaaaaatggtGTCAAGGTTTATCTCTAGTAATGGATTAGTTGAAGATCCCTGGGCTGTTGAGAAAGAGCGGGCTCTGATCAACCCCTGGACGCCTGAAGAGAAAGAAATTTTCATGGATAAGCTAACCACCTTTGGGAAAGATTTCTGGAAAATTGCTTCTTTCCTCGACCACAAGACAACAGCAGATTGTGTGGAGTTCTACTACAAAAATCACAAATCTGACTGTTTcgagaaaacaaagaaacaggGTTGCAGTAAACAAGCAAAGTCCTTCTTTCCTAGTACCTATCTGGTGACATCAGGGAAAAAGTGGAATCGGGAGATGAATGCTGCTTCACTTGACATGTTAGGTGCAGTTTCAATGATGGCAGCTCGAGCTGATGACCGTGCAAGGAGTCGGCAATCAAGTGCTGGACGAGTCTTTTTAGGTGGCTACAGTGATTCAAAAACATTATGGGGTGATGATGGAATTTTGGAAAGGTCTAGTAGTCTTGATATTCTTGGGAATGAAAGAGAAACAGTTGCTGCTGATGTGTTAGCTGGTATATGTGGTTCCCTGTCATCAGAGGCTATGAGTTCTTGCATCACAACTTCCATTGACCCTGGAGAGAGCTATCGGGAATGGAAGTGCCAAAAAGTGGACTCTCTAAAGCGGCCTTTGACACCTGATGTTACACAGAATGTTGATGATGAGACTTGTTCTGATGAGAGCTGTGGGGAAATGGATCCTTCTGATTGGACAGACGAGGAGAAGTCTATCTTTATACAGGCTGTGTCATCGTATGGCAAGGATTTTGTGATGATCTCAAGATGCGTAAGGACAAGATCACGGGACCAATGCAAGGTTTTTTTTAGCAAGGCTCGGAAGTGCCTTGGACTGGATTTGATGCATCCTGGGCCTAGAAATGTAGGAACACCAGTGAGTGATGACGCTAATGGAGGTGGAAGTGACACAGAAGATGCTTGTGTTGTAGAGACTGGTGAGACTGGCTCGGTTATCTGTGGCAATAATTCTGGCTGTAAACTGGATGAGGACTTGCCTTTGTCCACCATGAACATGAACCATGACGAAACTGATCCTGCCAAGATTGTGAACTTGCAATCTGATCTGAACAAGTCACAGGAAAATAATGGGATTGGACATATGGACCATGAACTTGAGGCTGTGGAAACATTGGCTTCTGATGCATGTCCGTCAGAGAAGAGTCCTGAGCTAGTTTTTCATGGTGACAGCGATATTGGGGATGCTGTTAAAAACCAGTCTGAGTCGGTGCATGCTCAGAAATGTGCAGTTGTCTTGGCCAATACAGAACCTGGAGGAGATGAAGTGATTGAACAGGGTATTTCGATCACAGGATCAGTAGCTGTCGTAGAAGGAATCAATCCTGTCCCATTGAGTTCAGAAGCGTTGCTGGAGAATAAAGCTGTTGCTTCTGAGGGATTTGAAAATGAATTAGCAGGGCAAGAGTTGCTGTTGCCTGAAAGTTGTTTGAATGATAGACGAGATGAAAAATCTGATGGAGATACAATTGGCCCTAGTAGCTTGCAATGCTCGAATCAAGATTCAAATACAACAGGAAATGCATCCCATGTGGCTGCAGAGAGTTCTGGTTTCAGTCTCAACCCTGAATATCAGCATAAAGTTTCCTTGGAGCTGGATTCAATGGAAAAGCCTCATGTCATCTCTTTGCCACAGCAGAGTTCTCCTTCTGCAACTTCTGTGTCTCAAGATTCTGCCGCCATTTTGTGTGATAAAACACTAAATCAAGATAGATTGTCATCGACACTTGATTTTCATGGGAACAGGGATAAGCAGTCTCCTAAATCTGTTAGTAGAGATGACTTTCACCAGCATTTGTCAGGCAATCCTTTATTGAATCACGTTGAATCCTCCCAGATTCTCAGGGGCTATCCATTGCAGATGTCGAACAAGAAAGATATGAATGGGGATGTTAATTGCAGAAAGCTTTCTGAAGTTCAAACCCTGCCACAGTCGGACAGGATTATTTCCACTCGATATGTGCCACAGGATTGCTATCTTCAGAAGTGCAGCAGTTCAAAGCCTCACTGCTCAGTGGCTGAACTTCCACTTCTGTCCCAGAAGATAGAACAAACAAGTGTTCATTCGAGAGCTCATTCACGGAGTCTGTCAGATACGGATAAACCATGCAGGAATGGTGATGTGAAACTGTTTGGTCAGATTCTCAGTAATCCATCGTCTACGCAGATTCCAAATTCTAGCACCCATGAGAATGACGAAAAGGGGATCCATAATCCTAAATTAAGCAGCAAATCTAATTTAAAGTTTTCTGGCCACCACAATATGGATGGAAATTCAAATCTCCTTAAGTTTGATCGGAATAATTACCTCGGCCTTGAGAATGTTGCAATGAGGAGTTTTGGTTTCTGGGATGGGAATAGAATACAAACTGGATTTTCATCTTTTCCTGATTCTGCTATCTTGTTGGCCAAATATCCTGCTGCTTTTGGCAATTATCCCACACCGCCTCCCAAGGTTGACCCTCCGCCATTGCAGGCAGTTGGCAAGAGTAATGAACGAAATTTGAACGGTGTATCGGTTTTTCCATCAAGGGAAATAAGTAGCAGCAATGGAGTGGTTGATTATCAGGTGTATAGGAGCCGAGAGGGCTCTAAAGTTCAGCCATTTGCAGTAGATATGAAACAGCGGCAAGACATTTTTTCTGAGATGCAAAGACGAAATGGGTTTGAAGGGGTGCAGCCACAGGGGAGGGGGGTGGTTGGTATGAATATGAATGTAGTAGGAAGGGCAGGAGTTCTTGTCGGGGGACCATGCACTGGTGTTTCTGATCCTGTGGCAGCCATTAAAATGCACTATGCAAAAACCGACCAGTATGGCGGGCAGACAGGGAGCATCACAAGAGAGGAGGAATCTTGGATAGGTAAGGGGGACATAGGTAGGTAG
- the LOC132187348 gene encoding uncharacterized protein LOC132187348 isoform X1, with translation MPPEPLPWDRKDFFKERKHERSSESLASVARWRDSSHHGSREFNRWGSADFRRPPGHGKQGGWHLFSEESGHGYVPSRSGDKMLEDDSCRPSISRGDGKYGRSSRENRLGQRDWKGHSWETSNGSPNTSGRLLDVSNNDLRSVDDMIACPSHPNSDFVNTWDQLHLKDQHDKMGGVNGLGTGQRCDRENSLGSSDWKPLRWSRSGSLSSRGSGFSHSSSSKSMGGVDSNETKVDMQLKNATPVQSPSGDAAACVTSAAPSEETTSKKKARLNWGEGLAKYEKKKVEGPEVSVSKDGAIITTCNAESTHSFVSNMADKSPRVVGFSDCASPATPSSVACSSSPGVEEKSFGKAANIDNDINNLCVSPSSGSQNHLEGFPFNLEKLDMNLIANLGSQLIELLQSDDSSTVDSSFVRSTTINKLSICKSEVSKALEVTESEIDLLENELKLLKSQSESGDPCPAASSSLAVENNTKPCKDDAVSNLTLRPTPLQVVSSGDAAVENTPLCNGALEEVHATIKDEDIDSPGTATSKFVEPPLTLVNAVSSPGKVEHGDSAGDFDAIQIQSQNMNLKCSVPCSGGEKTGKPVFIDMSLHTGGEDILCNVILTTNRECADSASEVFSKLFPRDQHMTNISRAANFWSCQSASLVKEKFGMRKQFLRFKERVLMLKFKIFRHLWKEDMRLLSVRKHRPKSQKKFDLSLRATLGGIQKHRSSIRSRFSSPAGNLSLVPTAEMLNFTSKLLSDSQVKVYSNTLKMPSLILDKKEKMVSRFISSNGLVEDPWAVEKERALINPWTPEEKEIFMDKLTTFGKDFWKIASFLDHKTTADCVEFYYKNHKSDCFEKTKKQGCSKQAKSFFPSTYLVTSGKKWNREMNAASLDMLGAVSMMAARADDRARSRQSSAGRVFLGGYSDSKTLWGDDGILERSSSLDILGNERETVAADVLAGICGSLSSEAMSSCITTSIDPGESYREWKCQKVDSLKRPLTPDVTQNVDDETCSDESCGEMDPSDWTDEEKSIFIQAVSSYGKDFVMISRCVRTRSRDQCKVFFSKARKCLGLDLMHPGPRNVGTPVSDDANGGGSDTEDACVVETGETGSVICGNNSGCKLDEDLPLSTMNMNHDETDPAKIVNLQSDLNKSQENNGIGHMDHELEAVETLASDACPSEKSPELVFHGDSDIGDAVKNQSESVHAQKCAVVLANTEPGGDEVIEQGISITGSVAVVEGINPVPLSSEALLENKAVASEGFENELAGQELLLPESCLNDRRDEKSDGDTIGPSSLQCSNQDSNTTGNASHVAAESSGFSLNPEYQHKVSLELDSMEKPHVISLPQQSSPSATSVSQDSAAILCDKTLNQDRLSSTLDFHGNRDKQSPKSVSRDDFHQHLSGNPLLNHVESSQILRGYPLQMSNKKDMNGDVNCRKLSEVQTLPQSDRIISTRYVPQDCYLQKCSSSKPHCSVAELPLLSQKIEQTSVHSRAHSRSLSDTDKPCRNGDVKLFGQILSNPSSTQIPNSSTHENDEKGIHNPKLSSKSNLKFSGHHNMDGNSNLLKFDRNNYLGLENVAMRSFGFWDGNRIQTGFSSFPDSAILLAKYPAAFGNYPTPPPKVDPPPLQAVGKSNERNLNGVSVFPSREISSSNGVVDYQVYRSREGSKVQPFAVDMKQRQDIFSEMQRRNGFEGVQPQGRGVVGMNMNVVGRAGVLVGGPCTGVSDPVAAIKMHYAKTDQYGGQTGSITREEESWIGKGDIGR, from the exons ATGCCGCCAGAACCATTGCCTTGGGATCGGAAGGACTTCTTCAAGGAGAGGAAGCACGAGAGGTCGTCGGAGTCGCTAGCGTCCGTGGCTAGATGGAGGGACTCTTCGCATCACGGATCTCGTGAGTTCAATCGCTGGGGATCCGCCGATTTTCGCAGGCCACCAG GTCATGGTAAGCAGGGTGGTTGGCACCTTTTTTCCGAAGAATCTGGTCATGGGTATGTGCCTTCTCGGTCTGGTGACAAGATGCTGGAAGATGACAGCTGCAGGCCATCTATATCGCGCGGAGATGGAAAATATGGCAGGAGCAGTAGGGAAAATAGATTGGGTCAGAGGGATTGGAAAGGTCATTCCTGGGAAACAAGCAATGGGTCTCCAAATACGTCTGGGAGGCTACTCGATGTGAGTAATAATGATCTGAGGTCAGTGGATGATATGATAGCTTGCCCCTCTCATCCTAATTCTGACTTTGTGAATACATGGGATCAGCTTCACTTGAAAGACCAGCATGATAAGATGGGTGGTGTCAATGGGTTGGGAACAGGCCAGAGATGTGATAGAGAGAACTCACTGGGCTCGTCTGATTGGAAACCTCTAAGGTGGAGCCGTTCCGGAAGCTTGTCTTCACGGGGTTCGGGTTTCAGTCATTCAAGTAGCTCGAAGAGCATGGGGGGCGTGGATTCTAATGAAACAAAGGTTGATATGCAGCTGAAAAATGCAACTCCTGTCCAGTCCCCTTCAGGCGATGCTGCTGCTTGTGTGACGTCTGCTGCTCCATCTGAAGAAACAACTTCCAAGAAGAAGGCTCGACTTAATTGGGGTGAGGGACTAGCAAagtatgaaaaaaagaaagttgaagGCCCTGAAGTTAGTGTGAGCAAAGATGGGGCTATCATTACAACTTGTAATGCAGAATCCACCCATTCATTCGTTTCAAATATGGCCGACAAAAGCCCCCGTGTCGTAGGGTTTTCAGATTGTGCGTCACCTGCAACTCCATCTTCAGTTGCATGCAGCTCCTCACCAG GTGTGGAAGAGAAGTCATTTGGCAAGGCAGCAAATATTgataatgatattaataatttaTGCGTTTCACCTAGTTCTGGTTCTCAAAATCATCTCGAGggatttccttttaatttaGAGAAGTTAGATATGAACTTGATAGCTAATTTGGGCTCTCAACTCATTGAATTGTTGCAATCCGATGACTCAAGCACCGTGGATTCTAGTTTTGTGAGATCCACTACTATTAATAAGTTATCAATATGTAAAAGTGAAGTTTCAAAGGCGCTGGAGGTGACTGAATCTGAAATTGATTTACTTGAAAATGAACTTAAGTTACTGAAGTCTCAATCTGAAAGTGGTGATCCCTGTCCAGCTGCATCCAGTTCTTTGGCAGTGGAGAACAATACAAAGCCCTGTAAAGATGATGCTGTCTCCAATTTGACCCTCAGACCCACACCATTGCAAGTTGTTTCTTCTGGGGATGCAGCTGTGGAGAATACACCTCTGTGTAATGGTGCCTTGGAAGAAGTTCATGCAACTATTAAGGATGAGGATATTGATAGTCCTGGAACTGCAACGTCTAAGTTTGTTGAACCTCCTCTTACTTTGGTGAATGCAGTCTCTTCACCTGGTAAGGTGGAACATGGTGATTCTGCTGGTGATTTTGATGCAATTCAAATTCAGTCTCAAAACATGAATTTGAAATGCTCAGTGCCTTGTTCTGGTGGGGAAAAGACTGGTAAACCTGTTTTCATTGACATGAGCCTGCATACAGGCGGAGAAGATATATTATGTAATGTAATATTGACTACTAATAGAGAATGTGCAGATAGTGCATCTGAAGTATTCAGTAAACTATTTCCGAGGGATCAACATATGACCAATATTTCTCGAGCTGCCAATTTCTGGTCCTGTCAGAGTGCTTCTTTAGTCaaagaaaaatttggaatgAGGAAGCAGTTTTTAAGATTTAAGGAGAGGGTTTTAATGCTAAAGTTTAAAATCTTTCGGCACCTTTGGAAGGAAGATATGCGATTGCTTTCTGTGAGGAAACACCGTCCAAAATCTCAGAAAAAATTTGACTTGAGCTTGCGTGCAACACTTGGTGGGATTCAGAAGCATCGATCCTCTATTCGCTCTCGTTTTTCTTCTCCCG CAGGAAATCTGAGCCTGGTCCCTACCGCAGAGATGCTCAATTTTACAAGCAAGCTGCTTTCAGATTCCCAAGTAAAGGTTTACAGCAACACTTTGAAGATGCCGTCCTTAATTTtggacaaaaaggaaaaaatggtGTCAAGGTTTATCTCTAGTAATGGATTAGTTGAAGATCCCTGGGCTGTTGAGAAAGAGCGGGCTCTGATCAACCCCTGGACGCCTGAAGAGAAAGAAATTTTCATGGATAAGCTAACCACCTTTGGGAAAGATTTCTGGAAAATTGCTTCTTTCCTCGACCACAAGACAACAGCAGATTGTGTGGAGTTCTACTACAAAAATCACAAATCTGACTGTTTcgagaaaacaaagaaacaggGTTGCAGTAAACAAGCAAAGTCCTTCTTTCCTAGTACCTATCTGGTGACATCAGGGAAAAAGTGGAATCGGGAGATGAATGCTGCTTCACTTGACATGTTAGGTGCAGTTTCAATGATGGCAGCTCGAGCTGATGACCGTGCAAGGAGTCGGCAATCAAGTGCTGGACGAGTCTTTTTAGGTGGCTACAGTGATTCAAAAACATTATGGGGTGATGATGGAATTTTGGAAAGGTCTAGTAGTCTTGATATTCTTGGGAATGAAAGAGAAACAGTTGCTGCTGATGTGTTAGCTGGTATATGTGGTTCCCTGTCATCAGAGGCTATGAGTTCTTGCATCACAACTTCCATTGACCCTGGAGAGAGCTATCGGGAATGGAAGTGCCAAAAAGTGGACTCTCTAAAGCGGCCTTTGACACCTGATGTTACACAGAATGTTGATGATGAGACTTGTTCTGATGAGAGCTGTGGGGAAATGGATCCTTCTGATTGGACAGACGAGGAGAAGTCTATCTTTATACAGGCTGTGTCATCGTATGGCAAGGATTTTGTGATGATCTCAAGATGCGTAAGGACAAGATCACGGGACCAATGCAAGGTTTTTTTTAGCAAGGCTCGGAAGTGCCTTGGACTGGATTTGATGCATCCTGGGCCTAGAAATGTAGGAACACCAGTGAGTGATGACGCTAATGGAGGTGGAAGTGACACAGAAGATGCTTGTGTTGTAGAGACTGGTGAGACTGGCTCGGTTATCTGTGGCAATAATTCTGGCTGTAAACTGGATGAGGACTTGCCTTTGTCCACCATGAACATGAACCATGACGAAACTGATCCTGCCAAGATTGTGAACTTGCAATCTGATCTGAACAAGTCACAGGAAAATAATGGGATTGGACATATGGACCATGAACTTGAGGCTGTGGAAACATTGGCTTCTGATGCATGTCCGTCAGAGAAGAGTCCTGAGCTAGTTTTTCATGGTGACAGCGATATTGGGGATGCTGTTAAAAACCAGTCTGAGTCGGTGCATGCTCAGAAATGTGCAGTTGTCTTGGCCAATACAGAACCTGGAGGAGATGAAGTGATTGAACAGGGTATTTCGATCACAGGATCAGTAGCTGTCGTAGAAGGAATCAATCCTGTCCCATTGAGTTCAGAAGCGTTGCTGGAGAATAAAGCTGTTGCTTCTGAGGGATTTGAAAATGAATTAGCAGGGCAAGAGTTGCTGTTGCCTGAAAGTTGTTTGAATGATAGACGAGATGAAAAATCTGATGGAGATACAATTGGCCCTAGTAGCTTGCAATGCTCGAATCAAGATTCAAATACAACAGGAAATGCATCCCATGTGGCTGCAGAGAGTTCTGGTTTCAGTCTCAACCCTGAATATCAGCATAAAGTTTCCTTGGAGCTGGATTCAATGGAAAAGCCTCATGTCATCTCTTTGCCACAGCAGAGTTCTCCTTCTGCAACTTCTGTGTCTCAAGATTCTGCCGCCATTTTGTGTGATAAAACACTAAATCAAGATAGATTGTCATCGACACTTGATTTTCATGGGAACAGGGATAAGCAGTCTCCTAAATCTGTTAGTAGAGATGACTTTCACCAGCATTTGTCAGGCAATCCTTTATTGAATCACGTTGAATCCTCCCAGATTCTCAGGGGCTATCCATTGCAGATGTCGAACAAGAAAGATATGAATGGGGATGTTAATTGCAGAAAGCTTTCTGAAGTTCAAACCCTGCCACAGTCGGACAGGATTATTTCCACTCGATATGTGCCACAGGATTGCTATCTTCAGAAGTGCAGCAGTTCAAAGCCTCACTGCTCAGTGGCTGAACTTCCACTTCTGTCCCAGAAGATAGAACAAACAAGTGTTCATTCGAGAGCTCATTCACGGAGTCTGTCAGATACGGATAAACCATGCAGGAATGGTGATGTGAAACTGTTTGGTCAGATTCTCAGTAATCCATCGTCTACGCAGATTCCAAATTCTAGCACCCATGAGAATGACGAAAAGGGGATCCATAATCCTAAATTAAGCAGCAAATCTAATTTAAAGTTTTCTGGCCACCACAATATGGATGGAAATTCAAATCTCCTTAAGTTTGATCGGAATAATTACCTCGGCCTTGAGAATGTTGCAATGAGGAGTTTTGGTTTCTGGGATGGGAATAGAATACAAACTGGATTTTCATCTTTTCCTGATTCTGCTATCTTGTTGGCCAAATATCCTGCTGCTTTTGGCAATTATCCCACACCGCCTCCCAAGGTTGACCCTCCGCCATTGCAGGCAGTTGGCAAGAGTAATGAACGAAATTTGAACGGTGTATCGGTTTTTCCATCAAGGGAAATAAGTAGCAGCAATGGAGTGGTTGATTATCAGGTGTATAGGAGCCGAGAGGGCTCTAAAGTTCAGCCATTTGCAGTAGATATGAAACAGCGGCAAGACATTTTTTCTGAGATGCAAAGACGAAATGGGTTTGAAGGGGTGCAGCCACAGGGGAGGGGGGTGGTTGGTATGAATATGAATGTAGTAGGAAGGGCAGGAGTTCTTGTCGGGGGACCATGCACTGGTGTTTCTGATCCTGTGGCAGCCATTAAAATGCACTATGCAAAAACCGACCAGTATGGCGGGCAGACAGGGAGCATCACAAGAGAGGAGGAATCTTGGATAGGTAAGGGGGACATAGGTAGGTAG